In the genome of Desulfovibrio desulfuricans, one region contains:
- a CDS encoding glycosyltransferase family 10 domain-containing protein: protein MAESSTLLCYFATIHAAWPWMRQTEDGNGALGRAQFVLPPPAAHSPSSLPSSLETASAWLVVVDEAPAGFSTTVPRERRILFVTEPPEIKKYPRSYLGQFGTVVSPYDLRGVERRSMVISNPCLSWHYGVERSSGRNISKFTNLSELRAFPMPEKTGLISVVCSTKTATSAQRARLALVSMLKERLGDALHVYGREFNPVDDKMSAIAPYKYHVVLENNYLDNFWTEKLSDAWLGWALPLFLGAPNLGAVCPAPGFLPLPLGDLEACVQSILSAIKSHLWEARQAELVLCRNWMLETTNVFARAARMMETAPDYCRRLPALGRPEPIFGAGRDDVAAMYRQVRGEGK from the coding sequence GTGGCTGAAAGTTCCACCCTGTTGTGCTATTTTGCCACCATCCACGCGGCCTGGCCCTGGATGCGGCAGACAGAAGACGGCAACGGCGCTCTGGGCCGTGCGCAATTTGTGCTGCCCCCGCCAGCCGCTCATTCCCCTTCATCGCTCCCCTCCTCGCTGGAAACTGCCAGCGCTTGGCTTGTGGTTGTTGACGAAGCCCCTGCGGGTTTCAGCACCACAGTGCCCCGTGAACGGCGTATCCTCTTTGTCACCGAGCCGCCTGAAATCAAGAAATATCCCCGTTCCTACCTCGGACAGTTCGGCACGGTGGTGTCGCCTTATGACTTGCGCGGTGTCGAGCGGCGCAGCATGGTCATCAGCAACCCCTGTCTGAGTTGGCACTACGGCGTCGAACGCTCATCAGGAAGAAATATAAGTAAATTCACCAATCTTAGTGAATTACGCGCATTTCCTATGCCAGAAAAAACAGGCTTGATTTCCGTAGTCTGTTCCACCAAGACGGCAACGTCGGCACAGCGCGCACGACTAGCACTGGTGAGTATGCTCAAGGAGAGGCTGGGGGACGCGCTGCATGTGTACGGGCGCGAATTCAATCCTGTGGACGACAAAATGTCGGCCATTGCGCCCTACAAGTATCATGTGGTGCTTGAAAACAACTACCTCGACAACTTCTGGACAGAAAAACTGTCCGATGCCTGGCTCGGCTGGGCGCTGCCGCTCTTTCTTGGAGCGCCCAACCTTGGCGCTGTTTGCCCAGCACCCGGATTTTTGCCCTTGCCGCTCGGCGATCTGGAAGCCTGCGTGCAGAGCATCCTGTCTGCAATCAAGAGCCATTTGTGGGAGGCCCGGCAAGCAGAGCTGGTTCTGTGCCGCAACTGGATGCTGGAAACCACCAATGTTTTTGCCCGCGCTGCCAGGATGATGGAAACAGCGCCGGATTATTGCCGCAGACTGCCTGCGCTGGGCAGACCGGAGCCCATATTTGGCGCGGGGCGCGATGATGTGGCCGCCATGTACAGGCAGGTGAGGGGGGAGGGTAAGTGA
- a CDS encoding L,D-transpeptidase family protein: MRVKVLTDPRALPHVALSQRLAGSAVSSIVRPLISCLANCLVRCMALGLLMAFGIGCPLAAPHLAQAEEWQASLYNEGLPTHLVAVDKKRQTFMFFEKKSPLKLKYTYPCTTGQLPGDKQALNDLRTPEGIYFVEYKIASGLDFKEYGGIAYTLNYPNPVDRLRGKTGHGIWIHSKGFGIEPLSTRGCVAIGLKEIDEVGPQLTPGTAVVLADKMDENAQPRPDSSTANERRRLMQNWSNAWASRSVKMFDYYNPDAYSRAMTENFTAFRQNKERLFKSLRFIKIFNRKINVLEGPGYWVTWSEQLYTASNLSTEGVRRLYWQRDNDQKFRIVGMEWTPRDLGMRADFQKGQLVAEAPLQQVSDASSEAPQRPRLDMPEAAPEKAEATALAAPQPSQDKTATAKAGQGDKLMAANDPLVPRRSNATPPAEVNWGARPAMEEAARSEAESAPKGAPAKPADQAAKPAEVQQAVNLPAPTSVPAPIAAPAQANAPVAAAAQQLSLTPEVRAALEKAVQAWNADFSARSTNIASLYDQAKYNREAGTPRGYSYNSTMRELDRRFAVPWLRLISRKPKFEIQGSLAVSHCEQLVVAPNGMEQGVRSFWWSRDNKGDFRIVASQFKPEELGLAADYLDQVSDAASAMVEKWRKAWEAGRLDEYIEYYADDAIQQGRWGAKNIQKQKELLWQRVQPTLVQITGLRLVADKQGLRADMNQVYADSSGHTDRGTKTLLLRFDGKAWRIAREDWAPLGAPVAPIGEAGQ; the protein is encoded by the coding sequence CCACTTGCCGCTCCACATCTGGCGCAGGCCGAAGAATGGCAAGCCTCTCTGTACAACGAGGGGCTTCCTACGCATTTGGTGGCTGTGGACAAAAAGCGCCAGACCTTCATGTTTTTTGAGAAGAAAAGCCCCCTCAAGCTCAAATACACCTATCCCTGCACCACAGGCCAGTTGCCCGGCGACAAACAGGCGCTCAACGATCTGCGTACGCCCGAAGGCATCTACTTTGTGGAATACAAAATTGCCAGCGGGCTGGATTTCAAGGAGTATGGCGGCATTGCCTATACCCTGAACTATCCTAACCCCGTGGATCGCCTGCGCGGCAAAACCGGCCACGGCATCTGGATTCACAGCAAGGGTTTTGGCATTGAACCGCTTTCCACCCGTGGCTGTGTGGCCATCGGGCTTAAGGAAATTGACGAGGTCGGGCCGCAGCTGACGCCCGGTACGGCCGTGGTTCTGGCCGATAAGATGGACGAGAACGCCCAGCCCCGGCCCGACAGCAGCACCGCCAACGAACGGCGCCGCCTGATGCAGAACTGGAGCAACGCCTGGGCCTCCCGTTCGGTCAAGATGTTTGATTACTATAATCCTGATGCCTATTCCAGGGCCATGACGGAAAATTTCACGGCCTTCCGGCAGAACAAGGAGCGTCTGTTCAAGTCGCTTCGGTTCATCAAGATTTTCAATCGCAAGATCAACGTGCTGGAAGGGCCGGGGTATTGGGTAACCTGGTCAGAGCAGCTCTATACGGCATCCAATCTTTCCACTGAAGGCGTGCGCCGTTTGTACTGGCAGCGAGATAACGACCAGAAGTTCCGCATTGTTGGTATGGAATGGACCCCGCGGGATCTGGGTATGCGCGCCGATTTTCAGAAGGGCCAGCTTGTGGCCGAAGCGCCCTTGCAGCAGGTCAGCGATGCTTCCTCTGAAGCACCTCAGCGCCCCCGGCTGGATATGCCCGAAGCCGCGCCTGAAAAAGCGGAGGCAACGGCTCTTGCCGCGCCGCAGCCCTCGCAGGACAAAACCGCTACCGCCAAGGCTGGTCAGGGCGACAAACTCATGGCGGCCAATGATCCTTTGGTGCCCCGCCGCAGCAATGCGACACCCCCGGCAGAAGTAAACTGGGGAGCGCGCCCCGCAATGGAAGAAGCGGCCCGCAGCGAGGCGGAATCCGCCCCCAAGGGCGCACCTGCCAAACCTGCCGATCAGGCGGCAAAACCCGCCGAGGTCCAGCAGGCTGTTAACTTGCCTGCACCGACGTCTGTTCCGGCTCCCATAGCAGCGCCGGCACAAGCCAATGCTCCCGTGGCAGCGGCAGCCCAGCAATTGAGCCTTACTCCGGAAGTCCGCGCCGCGCTGGAAAAGGCCGTGCAGGCCTGGAATGCGGATTTTTCCGCGCGTTCGACCAACATCGCCTCTCTTTACGATCAGGCCAAGTACAACCGAGAAGCCGGAACCCCTCGGGGATATTCCTACAATTCGACCATGCGCGAACTTGATCGTCGCTTTGCGGTGCCGTGGCTGCGCCTCATAAGCCGCAAGCCCAAGTTCGAGATCCAGGGTTCACTGGCTGTGAGTCATTGCGAGCAGCTTGTGGTGGCCCCCAACGGCATGGAGCAAGGTGTGCGTTCCTTCTGGTGGAGCCGGGACAACAAGGGCGATTTCCGCATTGTTGCTTCGCAGTTCAAGCCAGAAGAACTTGGCCTTGCAGCGGATTATCTGGATCAGGTCAGCGACGCCGCCAGCGCTATGGTTGAAAAATGGCGCAAGGCCTGGGAAGCTGGACGTCTGGACGAATACATTGAATACTATGCGGACGATGCCATCCAGCAGGGGCGTTGGGGCGCAAAGAATATTCAGAAGCAGAAGGAACTGCTCTGGCAGCGTGTGCAGCCCACATTGGTTCAGATCACGGGCCTGCGGCTGGTGGCTGACAAGCAGGGCCTGCGAGCCGACATGAATCAGGTCTATGCCGACAGCTCCGGCCATACGGACCGCGGCACCAAGACCCTTTTGCTGCGCTTTGACGGCAAGGCCTGGCGTATCGCCCGCGAGGACTGGGCACCTCTTGGCGCTCCCGTTGCTCCCATCGGAGAGGCAGGTCAATAG
- a CDS encoding glycosyltransferase family 2 protein, with protein sequence MSSSTPEITVAMPAYNAASHLLEAIESILAQSFEDFELLVVDDGSTDNTLALAKSFDDKRIRVELLPSNKGRATARNMALGRARGRYLAWMDADDIAMPHRLEAQHACLEAQSQIHICGAGVQYFEQSSALELFPEQPGATRAATLFGVPVPNCCVMVRLDAMRAFGLRYDASLARAEDMAFWADALLKAGLQAVNLQEPLLHYRYAPAAHARQWHMRALLGHVFPPFGIRATGAQAALHAGLIYGGPAEPEAALRWLDTLWQAWTDRYGYDEYMQRHMLVFMARILREASADAAQADRAGRLLRTLSLAALAENI encoded by the coding sequence GTGAGTTCGTCCACGCCAGAAATCACTGTGGCAATGCCCGCCTATAATGCCGCCTCCCATCTGCTTGAAGCGATAGAGTCCATCCTGGCCCAGAGCTTTGAAGACTTTGAGCTGCTGGTGGTGGACGATGGTTCCACAGACAATACCCTTGCCCTTGCGAAGTCCTTTGACGACAAAAGGATTCGAGTTGAGCTGCTGCCATCCAACAAGGGGCGGGCCACGGCGCGCAATATGGCCTTGGGCCGTGCGCGTGGTCGGTATCTGGCCTGGATGGACGCGGACGACATTGCCATGCCCCACCGGCTGGAAGCGCAACATGCCTGCCTTGAGGCGCAATCCCAGATTCATATCTGCGGTGCTGGCGTGCAGTATTTCGAGCAATCAAGCGCGCTTGAGCTGTTTCCCGAACAGCCGGGCGCAACACGAGCCGCCACACTGTTTGGGGTGCCTGTGCCCAACTGTTGCGTCATGGTGCGGCTGGACGCGATGCGCGCCTTTGGCTTACGCTATGACGCCAGCCTGGCAAGGGCAGAAGACATGGCCTTTTGGGCCGATGCCCTGCTCAAGGCCGGATTGCAGGCGGTCAATTTGCAAGAGCCGCTGCTGCACTATCGTTATGCGCCAGCAGCCCATGCCCGCCAGTGGCACATGCGCGCACTGCTTGGGCATGTGTTCCCTCCGTTCGGTATCCGGGCGACAGGCGCACAGGCGGCACTGCACGCAGGGCTGATCTATGGCGGGCCTGCAGAGCCGGAAGCTGCGCTGCGCTGGCTTGATACCCTCTGGCAGGCCTGGACAGACCGTTATGGGTACGATGAATATATGCAACGTCATATGCTTGTTTTTATGGCGCGCATTCTGCGCGAAGCCTCGGCGGATGCAGCACAGGCGGATCGGGCAGGCAGGCTTTTGCGTACACTTTCGCTCGCCGCGCTGGCAGAAAATATCTGA